One Sodalinema gerasimenkoae IPPAS B-353 DNA segment encodes these proteins:
- a CDS encoding ABC transporter substrate-binding protein: MRLKLGLVLAPLILGLFSCGSPRTIRDENTVEFWTMQLQPTFNPYFNELIAEFEEEYPQQQVRWIDIPWAAMEARIVTSVSAQTAPDLVNLNPRFAALLAGRNAWLDLDEYISEEVRSQYLEAIWDASRFDGTSFGIPWYLTTRITIYNQEIFQEAGIDSPPQTYEELAQVAQQVREETGKYAFFVTFSPNDSGEVLESLVQMGVELLNEDGSAAFNSPEGVAAFDYWRELYQEGWLPRDVLTQGHQRAIELYQGGELALVTTGPQFFQTIANNAPDIAAVSQPAPQISGDTGKIAVAVMNLLIPRDTVNPEGAIAFALFLTNPENQLAFSQVANTLPSTQDTLEHEYFQTGGDNATPMDEARVISAQQLERAEVLVPPRSNVNQLQAILYDNLQATLLGEKTVEEALADAEEEWNAIALP, translated from the coding sequence ATGCGCTTAAAATTAGGCTTAGTGCTAGCCCCCCTCATCCTGGGGTTGTTCAGTTGTGGCAGTCCGCGAACGATTCGGGATGAAAACACGGTGGAGTTCTGGACGATGCAGCTCCAGCCTACATTCAACCCCTATTTTAACGAGTTAATCGCCGAGTTTGAGGAGGAATATCCCCAGCAGCAGGTGCGCTGGATTGACATTCCTTGGGCGGCGATGGAGGCGCGGATTGTCACCTCCGTTTCTGCTCAAACTGCGCCAGATTTGGTTAACCTCAATCCCCGCTTTGCGGCTCTGTTGGCGGGACGCAATGCCTGGTTAGACTTAGATGAGTACATCTCCGAGGAGGTCCGATCGCAGTATCTCGAAGCCATTTGGGATGCCAGCCGCTTTGACGGAACCAGTTTTGGCATTCCCTGGTATCTCACCACCCGCATCACCATCTACAACCAAGAGATCTTCCAAGAAGCCGGTATTGACTCCCCCCCGCAAACCTACGAAGAACTGGCCCAAGTGGCCCAACAGGTGCGGGAAGAAACGGGCAAATACGCCTTTTTTGTCACCTTTTCCCCCAACGATTCCGGAGAAGTCTTAGAATCCCTCGTGCAGATGGGGGTAGAACTCCTCAACGAGGATGGAAGCGCCGCCTTTAACTCCCCGGAAGGGGTGGCCGCCTTTGACTATTGGCGAGAACTCTATCAAGAGGGCTGGTTACCGCGAGACGTGTTAACCCAGGGCCATCAGCGGGCCATTGAACTGTATCAAGGGGGAGAACTGGCCCTGGTGACGACGGGCCCGCAATTCTTCCAAACCATCGCCAACAATGCCCCCGATATTGCCGCCGTTTCCCAACCGGCCCCCCAAATTAGTGGAGACACGGGCAAAATTGCCGTGGCGGTGATGAACCTGTTAATTCCCCGAGACACCGTCAACCCCGAAGGGGCGATCGCCTTTGCCCTCTTTCTCACCAATCCCGAGAATCAACTTGCCTTCTCCCAAGTCGCCAACACCCTCCCTTCCACCCAAGACACTCTAGAACATGAGTATTTTCAAACCGGAGGAGATAACGCCACCCCCATGGATGAGGCCCGAGTCATCAGTGCCCAACAGTTAGAGCGGGCAGAAGTGCTAGTCCCTCCCCGCTCTAATGTCAATCAGTTGCAGGCAATTCTTTACGATAATTTACAGGCGACTCTGTTAGGGGAAAAAACCGTCGAGGAGGCCTTAGCCGACGCAGAGGAGGAGTGGAATGCGATCGCCCTCCCCTAA
- the pilM gene encoding type IV pilus assembly protein PilM: MANLNFLKNIFSKAKNGIGIELSPDRINVMQLSKQRQGYKILHFISEEVPEGVMEEGQIIDLPSMSELIEAILNEHKLNPKHIATAIPSREAIVRLIPVPVELDDESQLRDYVNQEAGLYLPFPREEADVDFQKLGSFVDEDGVEKNQLLFVATRKEVVDSYISVFQEAGLSLDVMEVSSFSVLRCLQDQLQQFTSSEVVVTADLQFDSTEISVIVDGVPQFSRTIGIGSFQIQSALSEAMNLPPSRNTELLQGMTLPVNTGDSMTMGTMGGNNPGTSAMMKVLGELADEVRRSIDFYLNQSDVMEVAQLFLVGPGSSVGQLDEFFMQRLSIPTSQLDPVAALGLEMSEEEVPLVQRPGLGVVLGLGLREV; the protein is encoded by the coding sequence GTGGCTAACTTAAACTTCCTAAAAAACATCTTCTCCAAGGCCAAAAACGGCATCGGGATTGAACTGTCTCCCGATCGCATCAATGTGATGCAACTGAGTAAACAGCGTCAGGGCTATAAGATTTTACACTTCATCTCCGAGGAAGTCCCCGAAGGAGTGATGGAGGAGGGGCAAATCATTGACTTGCCCAGCATGTCAGAACTGATTGAAGCCATCTTGAATGAGCATAAACTCAATCCGAAACATATTGCCACGGCGATTCCCAGTCGCGAGGCGATCGTGCGCTTGATTCCCGTTCCCGTAGAACTCGATGACGAAAGTCAACTGCGGGATTATGTGAACCAAGAAGCGGGACTCTATCTGCCCTTCCCTCGGGAAGAAGCCGATGTGGACTTCCAAAAACTCGGCTCCTTCGTGGATGAAGATGGGGTAGAGAAAAACCAACTCCTGTTTGTGGCCACCCGTAAAGAAGTCGTTGACAGTTACATTAGTGTCTTTCAGGAAGCGGGATTGAGCTTAGACGTGATGGAGGTTAGCAGTTTTTCAGTGCTACGCTGTCTACAGGATCAGCTCCAGCAATTCACATCCTCGGAAGTGGTCGTCACCGCTGACCTACAATTCGACAGCACTGAAATTTCTGTGATTGTCGATGGCGTGCCGCAGTTTTCCCGTACCATCGGGATCGGCAGCTTCCAAATCCAAAGTGCTCTCTCGGAAGCCATGAATTTACCCCCATCCCGGAATACAGAACTCCTACAGGGAATGACCTTGCCTGTAAACACGGGTGATAGTATGACTATGGGGACTATGGGCGGCAATAATCCCGGAACCAGTGCCATGATGAAAGTTCTCGGAGAACTCGCCGATGAGGTGCGTCGTTCCATTGACTTTTATCTAAATCAAAGTGATGTGATGGAGGTGGCTCAACTGTTTTTGGTGGGGCCTGGCAGTTCGGTGGGTCAACTCGATGAGTTTTTCATGCAGCGGCTGAGTATTCCAACCAGCCAACTTGATCCGGTGGCTGCGTTAGGATTAGAGATGAGCGAAGAAGAAGTTCCCCTCGTCCAACGTCCCGGACTAGGGGTTGTCTTAGGTCTGGGACTACGGGAGGTCTAA
- a CDS encoding hybrid sensor histidine kinase/response regulator produces the protein MHDLLAQHSLQILVIEDDATTRLLLKRTLDKEGYNVTLAEDGVQGMDKALAISPALIISDWVMPELDGMELCRRVRSHPDLSGVFVILLSSRETVADRVEGLDAGADEFLSKPIDPNELRARVRAGLRQYQLNHQLKAANYDLMLTLQQLKQAQAQLIQSEKMSSLGQMVAGIAHEINNPINFIEGNLSFAQDYIQDLLNIIHLYQQYFPDVPEDLGMLLEDTDIDFLREDSKQLIDSMRVGAARIHQIINHLRNFSRLDEADMKRVDIHDGINSTLIMLQNRFRTGSGVEIEVYKHYGDLPKIDCYPGQLNQVFLNILHNAIYFLQEYVKSGDLKNPKIEISTRCIEEKETVEIIIWNNGLSIPEMLISKVFDPFFTTKPVGQGTGMGLSICYQIIVERHRGHIHCFTPPDGGTGFAIEIPRQQPEQNP, from the coding sequence ATGCACGATCTACTGGCCCAACACTCGTTGCAAATCCTGGTGATCGAAGATGATGCCACGACTCGCTTACTGCTCAAACGGACCTTAGACAAGGAGGGGTACAATGTCACCCTGGCTGAAGATGGGGTGCAGGGGATGGATAAGGCCCTGGCCATTTCTCCGGCCCTGATTATCAGCGATTGGGTCATGCCGGAACTCGATGGCATGGAACTCTGCCGCCGGGTGCGATCGCATCCTGACTTATCTGGGGTGTTTGTGATTCTCCTGTCATCTCGTGAAACGGTGGCAGATCGTGTTGAGGGCCTCGATGCTGGGGCCGATGAATTTCTCTCGAAACCCATTGATCCCAATGAACTCAGAGCCAGAGTACGCGCCGGATTACGGCAATATCAACTCAATCACCAACTGAAAGCCGCCAACTATGATTTAATGCTGACCCTGCAACAACTCAAGCAGGCCCAGGCACAACTGATTCAAAGTGAAAAAATGTCCAGTTTGGGGCAAATGGTGGCAGGAATTGCTCATGAGATCAATAATCCCATCAACTTTATTGAAGGTAATTTATCCTTTGCCCAGGACTATATTCAAGATTTACTGAATATCATTCATCTCTATCAACAATACTTTCCTGATGTCCCTGAAGACCTGGGGATGTTGTTGGAAGATACGGATATTGACTTTTTAAGAGAAGACTCTAAACAACTCATCGATTCAATGCGAGTCGGGGCGGCAAGAATCCATCAGATTATCAATCACTTACGGAACTTTTCCCGTCTGGATGAAGCCGATATGAAGCGGGTGGATATCCATGACGGAATCAACAGCACGCTTATCATGCTGCAAAACCGTTTTAGAACCGGTAGTGGTGTGGAAATTGAGGTCTATAAACACTATGGAGACCTACCCAAAATTGATTGCTATCCAGGTCAACTCAACCAAGTGTTTTTAAATATCCTTCACAATGCCATTTACTTTCTACAAGAATATGTTAAAAGTGGCGATTTAAAAAATCCGAAGATCGAGATATCCACTCGATGTATTGAAGAAAAAGAGACCGTAGAAATTATTATTTGGAATAATGGTTTAAGTATTCCTGAGATGTTAATCTCGAAAGTGTTTGACCCCTTCTTTACCACAAAACCCGTCGGACAAGGAACGGGAATGGGCCTGTCAATCTGTTATCAAATTATTGTGGAACGCCACCGGGGGCATATTCATTGTTTTACACCCCCGGATGGCGGGACCGGCTTTGCGATCGAGATTCCACGACAACAGCCTGAACAGAATCCTTAA
- a CDS encoding PilN domain-containing protein, with translation MYNIEINFLNDRPEYRPESVKAKPSRQRRDSSGNMPIIAGGGVALAFLALVVGGWAYLSQVEIPRLQAERDELDQELGNYQRQEDRLRLIQEEVQQIRTQTDALAGVFNYISPWSALLQDLRDRTPLGVRIQNVQQTNEPPRDGPPPQRTESGRPPSVVTIEGIAQSFNDVNDFVLLLKESNLYMSSGTHLVEAELEDYRAQSITFSESRSRLALAPVVAFTIQTQVREVPATDILQELQRKGALGLVNRIQELQRRGVI, from the coding sequence ATGTACAACATCGAAATTAATTTCCTCAATGATCGCCCTGAGTATCGTCCGGAGTCGGTCAAAGCGAAACCGAGCCGACAACGACGAGATAGCTCGGGGAATATGCCGATCATCGCGGGTGGAGGGGTTGCCTTGGCCTTCCTAGCGTTAGTGGTTGGGGGCTGGGCTTATCTATCTCAGGTTGAAATCCCCCGCTTGCAAGCTGAGCGGGATGAACTCGATCAGGAGTTAGGAAACTATCAACGACAAGAGGATCGTTTAAGGCTAATTCAAGAGGAAGTCCAGCAAATCCGGACACAAACCGATGCTCTAGCTGGGGTGTTTAACTATATTTCTCCTTGGTCAGCATTGCTGCAAGACTTGCGCGATCGCACTCCCCTTGGGGTTCGTATCCAAAACGTGCAGCAAACCAATGAACCGCCTCGCGACGGTCCACCTCCCCAGCGGACTGAATCCGGTCGTCCTCCATCGGTGGTCACCATTGAAGGCATTGCTCAGTCTTTTAATGACGTCAATGACTTTGTGCTGTTACTCAAGGAGTCCAACCTTTACATGTCCTCGGGTACCCATCTAGTCGAGGCGGAGCTTGAAGACTATCGCGCTCAGAGTATCACCTTCAGCGAGAGCCGCAGTCGCTTGGCTTTGGCACCCGTGGTCGCCTTTACCATCCAAACCCAAGTCCGTGAGGTTCCTGCGACGGATATCTTGCAAGAGCTTCAGCGTAAAGGAGCATTGGGCTTAGTCAACCGCATCCAAGAACTTCAACGCAGAGGGGTAATTTAG
- a CDS encoding Rab family GTPase: MTIISKKICTIGDFSVGKTSLIRRFVEGKFSDRYLSTVGVKISRKPLEITNDAGENKSVQLLIWDLEGHTKFKSIAPSYLQGSSGALFVADVTRLETIERLSEHLDLFFSVNPKGLAIAALNKSDLLEKDKLNYLQDKLNTEQGDRLTSIYLTSAKTGDNVETIFSQMATLLI; this comes from the coding sequence ATGACAATTATTTCTAAAAAAATCTGTACTATCGGAGATTTTAGTGTTGGCAAAACCAGCTTAATTCGTCGTTTTGTCGAAGGAAAGTTTAGCGATCGCTATTTATCCACGGTTGGGGTCAAGATTTCTCGGAAACCGCTTGAGATCACCAATGATGCTGGGGAGAATAAATCGGTTCAGCTTCTGATTTGGGACTTGGAGGGACATACCAAATTTAAGTCTATTGCCCCAAGTTACCTACAAGGGTCGTCGGGAGCTTTGTTTGTGGCCGATGTGACCCGCCTAGAGACCATTGAACGGTTGAGTGAGCATTTAGATTTGTTTTTCTCGGTGAATCCCAAGGGACTGGCGATCGCCGCCTTAAATAAATCTGACTTACTAGAGAAGGACAAGTTGAACTACCTACAGGACAAGCTCAACACAGAACAGGGCGATCGCCTCACCTCCATCTATTTGACCTCCGCCAAAACCGGGGACAATGTGGAAACGATTTTTTCCCAAATGGCGACATTGCTCATTTAA
- a CDS encoding OmpA family protein has product MTSPHSEAPNSNQEALSDLEALSALQELLSELTQGSSSPDGESSATPTADPAPAADAVTPEAHRLENLATPEESPLPRQIPSASPAPPPSPPPSPPTAQPSRPKRLGGRFSSPGPTPASPLSSISNPELRQLQAQVDDLQQQLDRATDSMGPLMPVIQEILSSLSPVELRNEVIQSLVPEIDRVIRQRSQQNPHAMQEAFAEILPGAIASEIQRNPKQIANAIGPEMGAAIHRQIQLDRNAIRDALAPEIGRFIKAQIELERDSMVDALYPVIGNTIAKYMTEAVRDINQKVENTLSFEGVRRKVRARLQGVSEAELILRESFPFNVRAAFLIHKHSGLVMCEAQVSESEQLESDMIGGMLTAIRSFAADCIVTPGGTSELQEIEYETFNLVMEVAGYCYIAVVAEGEMPKSFVNNLRNTLGYIVQKSGDTIENYDGDPETIPPLVENRLQMLVESANFRETEETRRNRPPILLGILGLLLLGFGVWGGFRIWQGRVLAQARQVLRSQPSLAVYRLNANMNWRTLVLSGEVPSESLRSQAEEAVQGVLPQRSLDNRILAVQVPPTPELTAAEFERTLAALNSLDEVSLEGEIHGSEVRLWGELPNQNRAQAVTRAFEGIPGVTTVTHTAGRPSSPLAERIYFDSGATAITEPEQQQILEALAEVLLESPEIRLRVVGHTDSIGSPLLNQEIAQDRSQSVQEFLIERGISADRIEIQGSIDPPPDLEDPTNDALSRTVRWEVL; this is encoded by the coding sequence ATGACCTCTCCTCATTCAGAAGCCCCCAACTCTAACCAAGAGGCGCTGAGTGACCTCGAAGCTCTCAGCGCCTTACAGGAGCTTCTGAGTGAGTTGACCCAGGGGTCATCGTCCCCGGATGGTGAGTCATCGGCTACCCCAACGGCAGATCCGGCCCCGGCGGCCGATGCGGTGACTCCAGAGGCTCACCGCTTAGAGAATTTAGCCACTCCCGAGGAATCCCCATTACCTCGACAGATCCCCAGCGCCTCCCCAGCGCCCCCGCCATCACCCCCGCCATCACCCCCCACCGCCCAACCCTCTCGTCCTAAACGCTTGGGGGGAAGATTTTCCTCCCCTGGCCCCACTCCAGCCTCACCCCTAAGCTCCATTTCCAACCCAGAGTTGCGTCAACTGCAAGCCCAAGTCGATGACTTGCAGCAGCAACTGGATCGGGCCACAGATTCCATGGGGCCCCTGATGCCCGTCATTCAGGAAATTCTCAGTAGTTTGTCCCCCGTCGAACTCAGGAATGAGGTCATTCAGTCCCTGGTGCCTGAGATTGATCGGGTAATTCGCCAGCGATCGCAACAAAACCCCCATGCGATGCAAGAGGCCTTTGCTGAGATTCTACCGGGGGCCATCGCTTCGGAAATTCAGCGTAACCCCAAACAGATCGCCAACGCCATTGGCCCGGAAATGGGGGCAGCCATCCACCGCCAGATTCAACTGGACCGCAATGCCATCCGCGATGCCCTGGCCCCAGAAATTGGGCGCTTTATCAAGGCTCAAATTGAACTAGAACGGGACTCGATGGTGGATGCCCTCTATCCGGTGATTGGTAATACCATCGCCAAGTATATGACCGAGGCGGTGCGGGATATTAATCAAAAAGTTGAGAATACCCTGAGTTTTGAAGGGGTACGGCGCAAGGTTCGGGCGCGATTACAAGGCGTCTCAGAGGCGGAGTTGATTTTACGGGAGTCGTTCCCCTTCAATGTCAGAGCTGCTTTTTTGATTCATAAGCATTCCGGCTTAGTGATGTGCGAAGCTCAAGTCTCTGAATCAGAACAGCTAGAGTCGGACATGATTGGGGGAATGCTGACCGCAATTCGTAGTTTTGCGGCGGATTGTATTGTGACCCCCGGTGGCACGTCCGAACTGCAAGAAATTGAGTATGAAACCTTCAACTTAGTGATGGAAGTTGCGGGCTACTGTTATATTGCGGTGGTCGCGGAAGGGGAAATGCCGAAATCCTTTGTCAATAATCTCCGCAATACCCTGGGCTATATTGTGCAGAAATCGGGGGATACCATTGAAAATTACGATGGAGACCCGGAGACAATTCCCCCTCTGGTGGAAAATCGCCTGCAAATGCTAGTCGAGTCGGCCAACTTCCGGGAAACTGAAGAAACTCGGCGCAATCGACCCCCCATTTTGTTGGGGATATTAGGGCTGTTGTTATTAGGATTCGGGGTTTGGGGGGGCTTTCGCATCTGGCAGGGACGGGTTTTGGCCCAGGCGCGGCAGGTGTTGCGATCGCAGCCCTCGTTGGCCGTCTATCGCCTCAATGCCAATATGAATTGGCGTACGTTAGTCTTATCAGGGGAAGTGCCCAGCGAAAGTTTGCGATCGCAAGCAGAAGAGGCAGTTCAGGGCGTTTTACCTCAGCGATCTTTGGACAATCGCATTTTAGCGGTGCAAGTTCCCCCAACTCCAGAACTGACAGCGGCCGAGTTTGAGCGCACCCTGGCGGCGTTGAATAGTCTTGATGAGGTCTCCTTGGAGGGTGAGATTCACGGAAGCGAGGTGCGTCTCTGGGGAGAGTTACCGAATCAGAACCGGGCCCAGGCGGTGACTCGGGCCTTTGAGGGGATTCCTGGTGTAACCACGGTGACTCATACTGCCGGCCGGCCCAGTTCCCCCCTAGCCGAACGGATTTATTTTGATTCAGGTGCAACTGCCATTACGGAGCCGGAGCAACAGCAGATTCTTGAGGCCTTGGCCGAGGTATTGTTAGAGTCTCCCGAGATTCGCTTGCGCGTGGTAGGTCATACGGACAGCATTGGTTCTCCGCTATTGAATCAAGAAATTGCTCAAGACCGATCACAGTCCGTCCAAGAGTTTTTGATTGAACGGGGAATTTCTGCAGACCGGATAGAGATTCAGGGATCGATTGATCCTCCTCCAGATCTTGAAGATCCAACAAATGATGCCTTAAGTCGCACGGTTCGCTGGGAAGTTTTGTAA
- a CDS encoding DUF6737 family protein: protein MSDRPPSLNVWHYKPWWCQPWSILLTGLGLIGASWLLFQRLWLTGLVAIPLGAWMGYFLLLFPRLVAQSGQFPQDVSEDERG from the coding sequence ATGAGCGATCGCCCTCCGAGTTTGAATGTTTGGCACTATAAACCCTGGTGGTGTCAGCCTTGGTCAATTCTGCTGACGGGGCTGGGCTTGATTGGAGCGAGTTGGCTATTGTTTCAGCGCCTCTGGCTCACGGGGTTAGTGGCCATTCCCCTGGGGGCCTGGATGGGCTATTTTCTGCTGCTGTTTCCCCGACTGGTGGCCCAATCGGGGCAGTTCCCCCAGGATGTTTCTGAGGATGAGCGGGGCTAG
- a CDS encoding type IV pilus secretin family protein, translated as MKHYLGLGGLCLGAAVVLAAPASTLATPTEVTGIELRETPSGVMLMMETAGGDRPQIFLVRRGNSMVADLVNTKLRLPQGQEYSQNNPVPGIASLVVTPLDANSTRVIVTGAGNSAPEGEIVQEVSRGIALNYRRAADAPTTAASPPPGINGDPQRQSNVAQQQQQAQQQQQAQQRPGSPDVLVPNPGVEIDGVRIDAPTRVNPAPPFQPRAVAPPVGDISVSSVDTSSYSISLGTAQRVPRLVLREAPVEEVLSLLARAAGLNLAYVASDNDNGNGRRTISLDIEDEAVQDVFNNVLRLSGLDANREGNTIVVGERLPDSARPIISRTVRLNQLTLIDARNFLVSQGAEINEVSVQQQIQAQSLGEGTAPITTTSTTTQVELIAADRRDQPYQGHAALPLRGVLVSIGQRQQSADGPGTELTLVGDPRKVDMATQLLTQLETRRRQVAVNVKIVDISLSNQDNFNASFSFGIGDTFVSSDGGAATVIFGGGNPPSSTTTRDGVTSPPVIQNPLSGSQTFLDLSEQISVDGTIPDIVVVRSDGTIERRPAPPGLFERARPGISREDPFGVGITELERATDTVITERLTPIFEEVFVGNDGEGNPIFEERFTGQFETQATTNLGTRGSVTQSIADLFQFPTRFLAQLQAQVISGNAKILTDPTLVIQEGQTANVNLTNQVVQDVTVDFTDTPSGQRETRDVNLRDVGLQLSVQVDRIDDNGFVSLRVNPSVTAPVGQENLGNGQFVTLVQERSVSSGRIRLRDGQTLILSGIIQDTDRTTVSKVPILGDIPLLGSLFRSTNRTNERQEVVVLLTPNILNDSDPNNFGYTYTPGRDAREVLQQQRNFTFPQPQQ; from the coding sequence GTGAAACATTATCTCGGACTCGGCGGATTGTGCCTCGGAGCAGCCGTTGTTCTGGCAGCCCCGGCCTCCACATTGGCTACGCCCACGGAGGTGACCGGAATTGAGCTGCGTGAAACCCCCTCTGGGGTAATGTTAATGATGGAGACGGCTGGCGGCGATCGCCCCCAGATTTTCCTGGTTCGGCGTGGCAATTCCATGGTCGCCGACCTCGTTAATACCAAACTACGACTGCCCCAAGGTCAAGAGTACAGTCAGAACAACCCGGTCCCCGGCATCGCCTCTCTCGTCGTGACCCCCCTCGATGCCAACAGTACCCGTGTCATCGTCACCGGTGCTGGAAACAGCGCCCCCGAGGGAGAAATTGTCCAAGAAGTCAGCCGAGGCATTGCCCTCAACTACCGCAGGGCCGCCGATGCTCCCACAACCGCCGCCTCACCACCTCCAGGCATCAATGGCGACCCCCAAAGACAAAGCAACGTCGCCCAACAACAGCAACAGGCTCAACAACAGCAACAAGCCCAACAACGACCAGGCAGTCCTGACGTTCTCGTTCCCAACCCTGGGGTTGAAATTGATGGTGTTCGCATTGATGCCCCTACTCGCGTCAACCCGGCGCCTCCCTTCCAGCCTCGGGCCGTCGCACCTCCAGTGGGCGATATTTCCGTCTCTTCCGTCGATACCTCCAGCTACAGTATTAGCCTAGGGACAGCTCAACGGGTTCCCCGATTGGTCCTGCGAGAGGCCCCAGTTGAAGAAGTGTTGTCTCTACTCGCTCGTGCCGCTGGGTTAAACCTGGCTTACGTTGCTAGTGACAACGATAACGGCAATGGACGGCGTACCATCTCCCTTGATATCGAGGATGAGGCGGTTCAGGATGTCTTCAACAATGTTCTCCGTCTGAGCGGTTTAGACGCCAACCGAGAAGGCAACACCATCGTCGTTGGTGAACGTCTCCCTGACTCGGCGCGCCCCATTATCAGCCGCACCGTTCGTTTGAATCAACTGACCCTCATTGATGCCCGCAACTTTCTAGTCTCTCAAGGGGCAGAAATCAATGAAGTCAGTGTGCAGCAACAGATTCAAGCTCAGTCCCTTGGGGAAGGGACAGCTCCTATCACCACCACCAGCACGACGACTCAAGTCGAGCTAATTGCAGCAGATCGCCGCGATCAGCCCTATCAAGGTCATGCAGCTTTGCCCTTACGAGGTGTTTTGGTCTCCATCGGACAGCGACAACAATCAGCAGATGGTCCCGGTACGGAGTTAACCCTGGTGGGAGACCCCCGCAAAGTGGACATGGCAACCCAACTGTTGACTCAACTTGAAACCCGTCGTCGTCAGGTTGCGGTTAACGTCAAGATTGTTGATATTTCTCTGAGTAACCAAGATAACTTCAACGCCAGTTTCTCCTTTGGTATCGGCGATACCTTTGTCTCCAGTGATGGGGGAGCCGCAACGGTCATCTTTGGTGGTGGGAATCCCCCAAGTAGTACTACCACCCGAGATGGTGTCACATCTCCTCCCGTGATTCAAAATCCTTTGAGTGGGTCTCAGACCTTTTTAGACTTGTCCGAGCAAATTTCTGTCGATGGGACGATTCCAGATATTGTAGTTGTTCGTTCCGATGGAACTATTGAGCGGCGCCCGGCACCTCCAGGATTATTTGAACGGGCACGTCCTGGAATTTCCCGTGAGGATCCCTTTGGAGTTGGGATTACAGAACTTGAGCGAGCAACAGATACTGTCATTACCGAGAGACTTACCCCTATCTTTGAAGAAGTCTTTGTTGGTAATGATGGTGAAGGCAATCCCATTTTTGAGGAACGCTTTACCGGGCAGTTTGAAACTCAAGCCACCACAAACTTAGGAACTCGTGGTTCCGTTACGCAAAGTATTGCCGACCTATTCCAATTCCCAACCCGCTTCCTAGCACAGCTTCAGGCACAAGTCATTAGTGGTAACGCCAAAATTCTCACAGACCCAACCTTAGTGATTCAGGAGGGGCAGACTGCTAATGTGAATCTGACTAATCAGGTTGTTCAGGATGTGACGGTGGACTTCACAGATACGCCCTCGGGACAACGGGAAACTCGCGACGTTAACTTGCGCGATGTGGGCTTGCAATTGAGTGTCCAGGTCGATCGCATTGACGATAACGGCTTTGTCTCGTTACGGGTTAACCCCAGTGTGACAGCGCCAGTCGGTCAAGAAAACCTCGGGAATGGTCAGTTTGTTACCCTGGTTCAAGAGCGGTCTGTATCCTCGGGACGGATTCGCTTGCGAGATGGTCAAACCCTGATCCTATCGGGAATCATCCAAGATACCGATCGCACTACAGTTAGTAAGGTCCCCATTTTGGGAGATATTCCCTTATTGGGGTCGCTGTTCCGCAGTACGAACCGCACCAATGAACGTCAAGAGGTGGTGGTTCTGTTAACCCCCAACATCCTCAACGATTCCGATCCCAATAACTTCGGGTACACCTATACCCCTGGTCGGGATGCGCGAGAGGTGCTTCAGCAACAGCGTAACTTCACCTTCCCCCAACCCCAGCAGTAA